The genomic region GAGCGACTCCTGGTACTGTCCGTCTTCGAAAAGCCGGAACGCTTTCTTCTGGTTGTCTGAACTATCCGTCATTTCCGTCCGGAACCAGAGCGGATGGCAAACAGGCCCAGGAGCATCCGGATCATGTCCGTCTTCTGGACCCGTGAGTCCCCCTGGTTCTGCCATTCGATAGGGACTTCTGCAATAGTACAGCCTGCTCCCCTGAGTCGCCATAGGAGTTCAACATCGAACTCGAATCCCCGGGATACCATGCGGGGAAGCACATCTGCAAGCGCTTCTTTCCTGAAGACCTTGGCACCGCACTGCGTATCGTGGAACGAGAGCCCGAAGAGGAGCCGGATGAGCAGGTTGAAGACCCGGCTCTCGATACGGCGGAGGAATCCCTGCCGGACCACGAGGTTCGATCCCGGCACCCAGCGCGAACCCATGGCAGCATCAGAAGAATCGAGCATGGCAAAGAGACGGAGCATCTCGCTGATGCTGGTAGAGCCGTCGGCATCAAAGTACCCGACCCGGGGGGTTTCTGCTGCGGTGAGACCGGCAAGCACTCCCCCGCCTTTTCCCAGCCGGTGATCGAACCGGAGGCAGCGGATGGAAAGGTCCGTGCGCCGGGCCGCGATGTTCTCGACAACATCGGCAGTGCGGTCCGTCCCGTCACAGACCACAATGAGTTCCCCGTCAAAGCCGGCTATGGCATCGAAGAGCCGGGTGATCCTCTTCTCTTCGTTGTAAGCGGGTATGACGAGGCTTAACTGTCTCCCGGGTAAAGCGGTCATGGCGGAATTGCGTCTCTTTCGGATCCCTTGTGAGTGCCGGCCAGGAATGGGGCAGACCCTGTCCGGCGCCGGAGATCGATCCGGCATAGCCCCGGACAGGGACAGCACTGTTTCCTGTATATTTTCGCCCGGGTCACACAATAACGTTACTGGTGCTCTCCCAGATGCCTTGCAAGAGCACTTCCCGGGCGGTATCTCTCTGCCATGGCAAGCGCCGTCTTCCGGAGCTCGTGGTGATCGGCAAGGCAGCTTGCGGGGGGAGCGGATTTCCGGAGAATGGATGAGGTGTTCTCAGTGATCTGGATGAGCTCGGTTGCGATGACGGCATTGAGCCAGACAAGGTCAGCGAGCATTGCTTTGGTTTCCTGGTCCTGCATAAGGATAGGTCGCGTGTGCTGGAATATAATGTCTGGGGAACAGGATCGAAAAGGTAAATGCGCAAGGGAGCAGGAGAAGGGTTAATCTGCGATCCTTCCGACATACTGGCATGAAACAGATCCTTCTTGTTGTTGTGGTTCTGGTGGCGTGCATCGTTGCCTGCGGCTGTACCTCAAGTCCCGTACAGGTGCCCACGTCCGCTCCCACGGTTCCCCCCACACCGACCCCGCTTCCGGTGTCATCCCCGGCGATGGCGTATCCTGCAACCCCCGGGCCGGTACAGACCGTTCCGGATTATGAATCGGTGAGCGTGAGCGTGAAGCGGAATGTGGTATCAACGGATCCGACCATAACGGTCACCTATGATGGAGGAAAGGGCCTTGGCATGACCACGCAGATGGATGTCACCGTTATCCGGTCCGATGGCGTTGTGGAGAAGGATTCACGGAAGAACCCGGTGATGGGCACCAGCATCACGCTGATGGGCACTACGGGGAATGATCGCGTGATAGTCTCCGTCACCATGACCTCGGGGGACCAGTACACTATCATTGACAGGTACTACCCGTTCCCGGGCAGCATGGTGCCCTCATAAAACAACAATCTTAATCCCCTCACCCCTTTAAAATTCACCGGATGATTATGAGTTATCTGGACAATATCAGCAAGAACGGTCAGCGTGCCAATCCCTTTTTTTGTCTCATGGGAATTGAGATTGTTGAGGCCGGGCCGGGAAGGGCGGTCCTGAAGATGCAGGTCCGGCCGGACATGCATAACGGTGTCGGCTGGCTCCAGGGTGGGGTTCTTGTTGCCATTGCCGATGAGGCCATGGCTCTTGCCCTCTACCCGCTCCTCTCCCCGGAGGAAGGCATTGCCACGATCTCGGA from uncultured Methanoregula sp. harbors:
- a CDS encoding glycosyltransferase family 2 protein, translating into MTALPGRQLSLVIPAYNEEKRITRLFDAIAGFDGELIVVCDGTDRTADVVENIAARRTDLSIRCLRFDHRLGKGGGVLAGLTAAETPRVGYFDADGSTSISEMLRLFAMLDSSDAAMGSRWVPGSNLVVRQGFLRRIESRVFNLLIRLLFGLSFHDTQCGAKVFRKEALADVLPRMVSRGFEFDVELLWRLRGAGCTIAEVPIEWQNQGDSRVQKTDMIRMLLGLFAIRSGSGRK
- a CDS encoding PaaI family thioesterase; amino-acid sequence: MSYLDNISKNGQRANPFFCLMGIEIVEAGPGRAVLKMQVRPDMHNGVGWLQGGVLVAIADEAMALALYPLLSPEEGIATISESTSFVKGTRDGVIFAEGRVVKKGRRVAFMEGEVWMEEGERILLSRTTAAFAVTSRS